Proteins encoded together in one Phyllostomus discolor isolate MPI-MPIP mPhyDis1 chromosome 6, mPhyDis1.pri.v3, whole genome shotgun sequence window:
- the KRCC1 gene encoding lysine-rich coiled-coil protein 1 isoform X3 yields MKHSKKTYDSFQDELEDYIKVQKARGLEPKTCFRQMREGYLETCRYKEEVDFRPRYRMFDQRLPSETIQTYPRSCSISQIVENQLPQWLPTHDSRLTLDSLSYCQFTRDYFSEKPVPLNLSQQEYNYSTYSVDSRVYEHLSENSTSAHKASHKRMHHKRKRHPEESREKSEEKQPKHKREKGCEEIDLDKHKSIQKKTEVETVRISTEKLKNHKEKKRRDVASKKEDRKHRKEKKEQGKERTEEEMLWDQSILGF; encoded by the coding sequence TTATATCAAAGTGCAGAAAGCCAGAGGCTTAGAACCAAAAACTTGTTTCAGACAGATGAGAGAGGGCTATTTGGAAACCTGTAGGTACAAAGAAGAGGTTGATTTCAGACCCAGGTATAGAATGTTTGATCAAAGACTCCCATCTGAAACCATCCAAACCTACCCAAGATCATGCAGTATTTCACAAATTGTGGAAAACCAGTTACCTCAGTGGCTACCGACTCATGACAGCAGACTAACACTAGATTCCCTGAGCTACTGCCAGTTCACCAGGGACTATTTCTCAGAAAAACCGGTTCCCCTGAACCTTAGTCAGCAAGAGTACAATTACAGCACATACAGTGTAGACTCTAGAGTTTACGAGCACCTCTCAGAAAACAGTACCAGTGCCCATAAAGCCAGTCATAAACGGATGCATCACAAGAGAAAAAGGCAtccagaggaaagcagagaaaaatcagAGGAGAAGCAGCCCAAGCATAAGAGGGAAAAAGGCTGTGAGGAAATAGACTTAGACAAACACAAGAGCATCCAGAAAAAAACAGAGGTGGAAACAGTCAGGATCAGTACAGAAAAGCTTAAGaatcacaaggagaaaaaaagacgAGATGTAGCCTCCAAGAAAGAGGATCGTAagcatagaaaagagaaaaaggaacaaggtAAAGAAAGAACCGAGGAAGAAATGCTTTGGGACCAATCTATCCTTGGATTTTGA